In the genome of Odocoileus virginianus isolate 20LAN1187 ecotype Illinois chromosome 17, Ovbor_1.2, whole genome shotgun sequence, the window GAAGAGGCCACTCTTTAATCAGGGTCCATGCTGTCATTTTGTAAAACTGACCCCTGATTTCTAGGTGCAGCCCAGATGCTTCTCAAAAGAAGGCCTGTCTTTGAAACTGGaccagaagggggaaaagtggaatcCGTTGTCTTTCCCAAGCTTTggttagagatttttttttaactttttattatatatcatatgtCAGAATAgggctgattaataatgttgtgatagtttccggtgcacagaaaagggactcagccatacatatacatgaactgtggtgttgacaaagactcttgagagtcccttggactgcatggagatcaaaccagtccatcctaaaggaaatcagtcctgaatgttcattggaaggactgatgctgaagctgaaactccaatactttagccacctgatgcaaagaactgactcactggaaaagaccctgatgctgggaaagattgaaggcaagagaagaaggggacaacagaggatgagatggttggatggcatcactgactcgatggacatgagtttgagcaagctctgggaattggtgaaggacaaggaagcctggtgtgctgcagtccatggggtcacaaagagtcagacacaactgagtgactgaactgaactgattctcccccaaattcccctcccatccaggctgccacataacattgagcagagttccttgtgctatacagtaggtccccatcggttatccatttaaaatatagccatgtgtacatgttgatcccaaactgcctaactatcccttccccctggtTGATTAGAGTTTTGTTCTGCTTAAGAAACATCCTTTGGAAAATAATCTGGCATAAGATGGAGGCCAGTGATGAGCCCAGGGCTTGGAGCTGTTCCAGAGGACTACAGCAGATTGCAGTGTGGACTCATGGCTCAGGAAGCATAGCCAGGTTACAGGGTCTGCACTACATGGCTCCCACGAGGTGACAAAACAAGCTCCCTCCCTGTTCTCCCACCCAGGGGGACTCATGGGCAGGTTGAACTCGGATGGTTCCTGTTGTAAGACCCGCTCTGCTCATCCACTAGGATTGCTGTGAGTTCACACAGAGGAGGGTGCAGGCAGGATGCCTGGGCCCAGCCAGGCTTGTGCCCTCCACGTTCTCCTCTGTGCCCAAGCAGCTTTCAGCCAGATCCAGCTTATCTTTGAGCTCTCAGAAGACAGTCTGGACAGGGGAGGACAAACCTGGGGTCCCAGCTGTCTTTTAATTGGTTCAACAGCGTTCTGGGAGCCATGGAGGGGAAGACTTTGGTGGACCTTACTGGGGGATGGGCACCTGAGTGGTCCAGGGGAATCTGTAACGGGACCAGAGAGCTCCACCTCTGTTTCTCCATCAGCGTCAGGTCTGCGGGCCGAATTCCTCTTCAAGCCCTTCTGGTTTCCTGTGTGTGCATCAGTGCTGAGCTCCTCTATAGGAAAGGAGTCCAGGGTATGCAATCATCTTACGCTTTGGGAGCATCTTGGCAAGTGTCCTGAAGGCTGAGGATGTCCTGATCTCTCTGAAAGCCAAGATGCCCCCCTGCAGTTAGGGAGAGCTTGTCTTGGGGATCAGACAGAACTCTCCTAGGCTGGAACATAAGACATAGATGCTTCCTGGGTCCAGCCCGATGGCCGAGATGCTCATGTGAAGTCCTGGGCCAGCTGCTTGATGACTCAAATGCCAAGAAAGAAGGGTTGCCTCCAGTGTGTCTCCTTgatctgccaggatcctctgaaGCTCACAACTTCACATTCCCTTCCTCATTTTGGCATCTTTGATGTCTCTGGATCATTGTCAGAATGTGAGTAATCTAAGCCCTTCACAATTCCGCTCTGAAGGTCGTGATGTGGGGCTTCCCCTAGACTCCAGGTTTTAGTAGGTCCAGGTTGAGATCCCTCCCAAGACAACCCACAACGATTCAGGCTTTGATGGAGTCACAGGCTACACTGGCTGAGCACGCTGACCTTGCTCAGTCTCATCCTCTTCTTCCACACTGATGACCTTGAAGGCCACCACCGACTTGGAACAGTTGCCATCTTTCTGGACACTTTCTCCACCTGGTCAGATTTAGGGAAGAGTTCTCAGGATCTATTAATACCTGGGCACACTGGTGGACAAACTCCCTCTAGGGTGCTAATCCTCCCACTCCAGCAGACCACCCACCTTTCCACACCCCCAGGAAGCTCTTAGATTCCTCCTGTGATGCCCCAGGTTGGGCGGCAGCCTGGGATATGCAGACGGTGAGGTCAACAGGGGTAGAGAAGCGTAGCCACACAGTTGGCCCAACCTCTAAGACCCACTGCTTACAGTATATCCTGGCACAAACCATTGACCCTTGATTTTGTAATCTATTCCCACAGGTCCTACAAGAGCAACCTCCAAGCACTCAGGCATGCACCAGGTTTTGTTCTCTGCGGAAGGGCTGCTCCTGGGCTTCCTGGTCACAGCAAGCTGCTTTGTACCAGCTCTGTGACTTGGGGCAAGTCAAGTTCCTTCTCTGTTTCCTGACCTGAAAGTGATGGGTGAGAATAGGAGGTTTGAACCATTTCCAGCAGATCACAAACATCTGCCTGCTCTGAACTTGGACTTCACCAGGTCCCAAACAGGACAAGGATCCTGTCTGCTTTTGCAAGGACACAGACTGAGCTGCCACGGAGAGCTGTGCACGGCGCCCACCTCTCATggagccagggaagtccctagcccAGGGCATTGCTCCTCTTTAGAGCTGGCCCCTGCCAGCTAGGTCTGGTCACAGCTCCAGCTTGAGGCCCTAGTGGAGCACCCATCAAAAACCCCCAGGGGAGGTTGGCTGGTTGGGGGGGCGGGTAGGTCTCTTCCTGTACTTACCAATAATCAGGGTGGTCTCTGTGAGAAACAGTACTCGAATTTTCTagtgcttttagtttttttttttttttctagtgcttTTAGATATGAGAACAGCCTAGTTCTACAGTTGGGCATTTGTTGCAATGAGTTCCCACTCAGGTAGGGCTTCTCTGTCATTCTAAGGAGGAAGGACAAGTAACCCGTCTGAAGAGCTGTGACCACCACcatcccccgccccgccccgtccccTGGAGGGAGCCCTTCAGACAGCTGATGGAGAGCCGGCTGAGCCTCTCATCTGGTTCTAGGGCCACTTTGCACCCACGCTGAATTTCCCTGCCCGTTGTGGCCACGACCTGTTAGGCTGAGCACCCAGGCCGGGGCGTGATGCGTTCCCCCGCCCACCTCGAGTCCCCTTGAGGATAAACGGAGTAGGCGCTCTTTTCCCCCCGGGGCAGAAATGAGAGCCAGAGACAGCCTGAGAGGCCGCCCGGCTGAGCCAAGAGGCGGCTGGAACCATACGAAGCGCATTAACTATTAATAATTTCCAGTTGTTTGCTCGCTGCGTTCGGCCGGCTCCCCAGGCCTCTGCGAGCCGGAGcgctcctctgccttcccctcgaCGCCTAGGGCTCGAGATTCTAGCGTCTGCCGGCCCGTCTGGCCCAGGCCAACGGGACAAGGCGCCCCCGGGCCCGGTGCGAGCCGGGTCTCGTGTCCGCCTGCAGCGGGGCAGACGGTCGGGTGGGGCGGGGGTCCCGGGCCGGCGCCCTCGGAGCCTGGGATCGGCCGCTCGCGGCGGGCTGAACGGCCAGGCGGAGGGCAGCGCGGGCGGTGCACGGCAGGAGCGCAGCGGCCCCTGGCGCCCGGCCTAGCGGCTCCGCCACCGCAGGCGGGGCGGgccagggcggggcggggcggggggcgggcctGGGAGCGCGGCGGCCGGCGGACCCGGACGGCGCGCGGGCGGCTGGCAGGGAGGGCGGCCGGCGGGCAgcggccccggccccgccgcgCGCACCGCCATGGTGGGCCGGCTGAGCCTGCAGGATGTTCCCGAGCTCGTGGACACGAAGAAGAAGGGCGACGGCGTCCTGGACAGTCCGGACTCGGggctgccccccagccccagccccagccactgGGCGCTCGCGGcggccgggggcggcggcggggagCGCACGCCGGCCCCGGGGGCGCTGGAGCCAGACGCAGCGGCCACCCGCGCGGCCCCGGTAAGTGACCCCGCCCCGGccccttccccccatcctctCTATCCCCCCACCCCGTGCCGGACCCCCAGGCGATCTGCCCGCCCCCCCGGGGCGCGATGTGGGCGCCGCCGCCCGCCCGTCGGGACGGCGTGGCCAGCGCCGGGAGCCCGGGGCGGGAGCGCGGCGAGAGCCTGGCCAGCTGGAGCCGGTGGCTGGAAAATTGTCATCGCCTGGGAGGCGCGGGAGCCCCGGGAGAGGCGGGCCGCCGTCTCCTCCCTTCGGGGTGGCGGCCCCCGGGGCTGTCAGGCTGTGGCTTGACCACATCCTGACCTGGCCGGGCCAGAGGGTCCCGGGACACCGAGAGGGAACCCCAGGCTTCTCCGGGCTTTGCCCCCGCCCTCGGTGGTTCCGACGGGCCTTTCCCACTCCCGGTAGGTCTTGGGAAGAGCGATCTGCTCCACTCCCGGATTCACTGGGCAAAGAGGGCCAGCTTTAGGGCACTGTTAGCAGCCTTGGAGAGGACCTTTTGAGATCAGTGGCCCCTCTTGGCCCGTCACCTAACCTGTATCTGGCGCATGATGGGTGGGAGGCCTTTAGGTGGGTGGAAACTTCCAAGGATGAGTCCTTTTActttactttaaaacttttatttaaagagaaatgcAAGTACCTTAGGAATCACTCAGATGGTGGTGTTTATTGCCTTTACCTAGAGTTCAAgggacccacatcctgcccacaGTCAAGCTCAGAGCTCTGAGCCTGCCCCTCTGCCTTGGGGATGAATGTTTGCAGTCCTCTCCCCTGTGTGAAGTAGTCAGTTGCTACTGACTATAGTCAGTTCAGCTGCTGCTTCTTAGGGACCCACCCGCTTTGGTGCGTGGAATTCTTGATCCTGTCTCTCCCTGAACATCACTGTGTTCTCTCGTTTCCATTAGAAGGCAGCACTGGCTCCATCTTGGCCTTCAGAACCCTGGCCGCCTGGCCCTTTATAGCCTCATCTTCCACATCCCCTGACCGCACGCAGATAGACACACCTGTGCCCCCGAGGCTGCTCCCTCCCTCTGGCATGCATCTCCCCTTCTACTTCTCCAACACCCACTCCATCAAACCCCTGCCGGCTGCCCTTTGGGACCCAACttgtcacctcctctgggaagtcttCCTGGATGCCTCCCAGAGCCATGCCAGGGACTGTGACTTCATCCCTTTCCCCTGGTGGGTACCTGGTTCAGGAGTCTGACTCCTgctgccccaccccactcccagcctGCACTGGGGCACGCATGTGCTCAGAGAGTGCTGGCAGCAGGCACGAGGAGGCGAGGAGTCAGGGCAGGAGGACCAGTGTCTGTGTGGACACCTGGAAGAAGGCTGCCGTGTGAGTGTTGAGAGTCGCCTGCCTCCTCTTGGTGGCTGTGTCGTCCTGCAGCCCCCAGGACTGCTGGGAGGGCACCCCTAGGTTGGGGAGTGTCTGCGGGCAGAGCAGACACCCCTGTCACGGCTGGGGGCTGCTTCCTGAAGTTCTGCTGCAGCCAgtgcccaccccctcccagacGCTGGGACCTGAGTTCTCAAGCCCCAGTGAGGGCTTCTTAagctcctcccccacccaccctgagTTCAGGGCTGGACCCTGGGGACCCCCACCTCTCCCTGACCCACCTGGTCCCCTTTGGCTTTTGTATGTCCACCTTATGTCACCTACTTGACACCTTGTCCTGGTAACCTATGAGTCTTAAAGTCAGCCTTCTAGAAATGTCTGCTTCCTGGAAGCCCTAGGGGTGGGGCTGCCACCACCATGTCCTGGCCCAAGTGTAGTTCTTCTCTCAAATCAAGCAAAGAAAATGACGGTTCTCAGTTATCCCAGGAGGGCTGCTGCCTTTGGCTGGCTTAACATAGAAGCCCTGACTCAAGTCAGAGCAGACGAAGAAAAGCGAGCACCTCCGTGGAGGATGGCCCTATCTCTGACTCAGGCTATTTGGTGAATCAGAAAGCCTGATGCCTTGACCAGCCTGCAAGAGGGTGAACCCCTGGGATGCCGTGCTCTGGTTCTTGGAGTTTTCTGGACAGTGGAAGGTGCCATAGAGAACTTTCTGGTGTctgcttttccagtgagtttgcAGATTCCTCCATCTTGGCTGGGTGTCGATCTGATGGCCCCAGAGGCAGAAGACGTGGGGGAAGTTGGACTGAATCttcagtgtcaaaaaaaaaaaatccctggtagcatttctttttgttggtttTGGCCTTTTCTGAAGAGTTGCTGAGACAGTGATAGGGCTGGGGGTGCGTAATTGAAGGTTCTGGTTAGCAAAGCCCCAGTTCATGGCGGTTTTCTTTCTGTGGGATGATGCGGTAGGCCTGGGGACTGGTCGCGGTCACAATGCTGAGCTCAGATTTGCTTCCTCTATTCATCCTACCACGAAACCTCATCAGTGGAAGGGGACACCACCCCCGCTCCGGGTGTGCAGAGAAGGTCACGGGGCATATGCTGTGACTTTGTTGAGGGCACCCAGCACCTTCATGGTAGACCCGAGATTTGAACACACCTGTCCATGCTTTGCTGCTGCTGTGGATCAGTCCTTCTCTGGCATCATTTCCCAGTGGGGGCCACAGAATCACAGCTGGGCCCGTCAGTGGGAGGCTAGAACCAGGAATTCTGTGGGGAAAGCATCAGATGGGCCTGTGGTCTGACTGCATTCCCCATCGTTGCAGAATCCAGCTTCTCTCCCCAACCCCTTGGGCTCCGGATGCTCACCAAGGTTATGCCCCCTGTCCTTTGGCGAAGGAGTGGAGCTTGACCCCTTACCACCAACAGAAGTAAGGTAAATACAGTGAGCACTGATTTCATTTCACTTCTATTTTTGATTCCAGTAATtaatgcttcttctttttttttttttaatagtcaatGACAGAAGTGCGCTAAACTCTTACAGTTTGGTGGGTTCTCTTTGGGGTGTTCTTTCTGTATTCTAACCTTTTGAATGTAGATACAcctatttaaatgaaaatgagatcGTGTTATACTGCAACTTGCTTTTTATGCTTCACTTATCATGGCTGTCAGATGTTTAAGCATTTGTAATAAAGTAATTCCTCTttctggcatcactgactcaatggacatgagtttgggtaaactccaggagttggtgatggacagggaggcctggcgtgctgtggttcatggcatcacaaagagttggacacaactgagcaactgaactgaattcctctTTCTAGAAGCTGCTTTCCACAtcttacccccaccccaccccagcgtCAAGGTGCTATTACCTTGTCTCAGGTTCTGATTTCACTGGGCAAGTACTGTTCTTCCTCGGGGAATTTATGTTACCCAGGCTCATCTGGGGTCAGAGAGCCTTTGAAAGGCCCCATTAAAAGACACATCTTTTTAGAGAAAGGAATTTTACTTTGGGTAACTAGTGGTTTTATAGCTGGAGTTTCATTGCATGAACACAAAGAGCCCTTTGACACAGGACAAAGGCGGCTCAGCAGTTTGGAGGTGAGCGGTTCAGCCTTTTATTCCTGGAGAGCTTGTATTTTGAACCAAATGGGGACATGACTTCATGACATGAGCTTCCCCAGCCCCTTAACCTACTTGCCAAAGGAGAAGAGATGTTCCCGTCAGACTCATTTTGAAAAGACTGCTGATTCTCACTCCCTGACCAGTGGGTAGGGGATGGCGAGGGGCAGTGCATTCTCTGTGCCTATGTCTGATGCTTGTACATGTTTCAGTAACTGCGAAGACGCAATAATTAGGAAGTCAAATGAATtcatgcttttcttccaaaaaaagcCTCCCAAATTGCCCAAGAAGGacttaacaaataattataaagtaGCTGCTGAGGAATGTGGATGTTAATTATTTTATGGAAATCAAGAGTGTTAATTGGCTTTGATGATAAGGTCAGGTCTCAGTTCCCTGAGCTTGAGGGGTCTCCAAATTGAAGGCAGAGGTGGCCCCAGTACCAGAATTTGGTTATCAGAGAGCTTTCAGAACCAGCATTCAGGATGTCtgggttcccttctcctctcattAAAAAGATGATTGTTCATTCAGGAGACAAAGAAATGACTCACCCCTTGTGGACAGGAGAATCTGCCTTGTTATATAATCATTCCCATCAATAGCAGTTGCTGTTTAAACACTCTTCCCCCTTATGCTGGGCACCTTTTTCAGAAAGGAAGGATTTTCCTGgtgttaagactccatgcttccagtgcaaggagtgtaggtttgacccctggtcggggaactaagatcccacaagttgcatttaagacccagtgcagctgcaaataagacccaataatatatatatatatatatataaaagaggaaactgaggcttggaagtAATTTGGCCAAAGTCTGAAAATTTAAGTCAGTGGGAGCCAACTCCATTCGGTGGGGAAGAGAAATGCAGGTGAACTTGGGAATCCTGCATACCTGCATGGAGACCCCAGCTCCACGGCTCCCTCCACTGTGACCTTAACCTCTCCACCCCCGATTCCTTCTCCCGGCGTTGTTGGGAAGGTTAATTAGATCCTGGAattaaagtgcttagaacagaaaGGACCACACGGTAAGCACATCATAAACTCCATGCGGCTTCTCCCCAGAGTCACCCCATCTCAGGGTCTGAGATCAGAGTAGGGAGCCCCGTGCCCCCATCTCCGAGGAGCGGCTTCACGCGCGGCCTTGTGTCTCCCGCCCAGGTACACGTCCTCGGTCAGGTATGACTCAGAGCGGCACTTCATTGACGACGTCCAGCTGCCCCTGGGCCTGGCGGTGGCCTCCTGCAGCCAGACCATCACCTGCATTCCCAGTTGCACGTGGCGCAACTACAAGGCTGAGGTGCGCTTCGAGCCCCGCCACAAACCCACCCGCTTCCTCAGCACCACCATCGTCTACCCCAAGTACCCCAAGACCGTCTACACCACCACCCTGGATTACAACTGCCGCAAGACACTGAGGAGGTTCCTGTCCAGCGTGGAGCTCGAAGCCACGGAGTTCGCGGGCGGTGATTACCTGTTGGAGGAGAACTGACTGGGGCGGGCTCCAGGGGGGCCGGCCCCACTTCCCTGGGCAGGTCTGGTTGGGCCAGGCTGCCCTCGCGTGTCCTTCTAGCCCCAGAACAGTCTAACCCAGAGATACCTCTAAGCCCAgtctggggaagaaaagaaaatgtcacaatAGCTTCTAATTATCCAGTGAATTcggtttttacagttttttttccaaCTGTGTTTAAAGGGAGTGTATTTCCTAGTTTGCTGCTACATAGCTTCCCCGAAGTATCAGTTTGATGAGAAAATCAAAGAATGGCTTAGAGTGAAAGGAAAATGCCCCACACTTTGATATAGGGAGGAGGGGGAGCGCTTCCTCCATTGGTCAGTTTGTTTGAGGAAGAGCATGGAAAAATCTCCCTGAGATGGAAAAAGTGAGTTTGAAGAAATTTCAGCCCCGGGTGTCTTCACTGATACAAAAGTGGTGCTAATTCAGTGAGATGTGACACCCatatgggttcaatctgtggAGAGTTGaattccattctgttttttttttttaaatttctatttgtatttccTGTTAACTAAAACTCTTTGGAATTCTCTAAATCTTTTTTGTGATATGGAAGAAAACCCCAAAACCACAATATAAGAtgcctttcaaaaaagaaagaaagaaggaaagaaaaggttcATCCTATTCTTGCCTCTACAGTGGGGTCAGGTCAACTGGTGGCTGAGTTTGGGGGCAACAGGTTGGTTCCAGTTCCTTCCACTATGGGTTCCAAGCTTGGTTCCAAGCAAAGTGCCTTGAAACTTTGGCATCTGACAGTGtcttctctggggcttccctggtggttcagtggtaaagaatccaatttagaagactcaggtttgatccctgggtcaggaa includes:
- the RFLNB gene encoding refilin-B; translation: MVGRLSLQDVPELVDTKKKGDGVLDSPDSGLPPSPSPSHWALAAAGGGGGERTPAPGALEPDAAATRAAPNPASLPNPLGSGCSPRLCPLSFGEGVELDPLPPTEVRYTSSVRYDSERHFIDDVQLPLGLAVASCSQTITCIPSCTWRNYKAEVRFEPRHKPTRFLSTTIVYPKYPKTVYTTTLDYNCRKTLRRFLSSVELEATEFAGGDYLLEEN